The Saprospiraceae bacterium genome includes the window TTTGTTTGCGGTCACCATAAATAAAGGTTTTCACAGGTGCCATATCCACCGACTCCAACTTAATTTTCTTATGCGGTGCGACATAGGTGATAATGCCACCAAGGGTATCCAGAAGGTAAACCTCTACACTAGGATTGATCACCATCATAGAATGCATGATATCCTGTAGGGAGGCCTTGTCGATCTCGCCATTTTCAAGGGTTTTTACTTTAGTAGCGGTACTATCTGCAATCAAGCCATACAGTCGCTGGTTCACCTCCTGGTGATAACGGTCCGCCACAAAGCTGGTGATGAGTACATATCCAAGACCTAGAACGGTTAACAGCATAAAAAATACGCCTGAAATTTTCCAGTACAATAAATTATTTGACTTCAACATTTAGCATCATTAAAAGGTAGTTAAGCAACAGAGACCAATTCCTCATTAAAGCGGTAGCCCACGCCCCAAGTGGTAAGAATATAGGTGGGGGCTTGAAGATTGGGCTCAATTTTTCCTCTTAGGCGATTGATATGTGAATTCACCGTATGTTCGTAACCATCAAAATCATAGCCCCAGACCAGGTTTAGAATTTTATTCCGGTCATAGCTTTTGCCCGGCGTAGAGGCTAAAAGTGAAAGCAATTCAAATTCTTTAGGCGACAAATCTACCCTTTGGTGTTGGATGGACACTTTTCTTTTATCAAGGTCAATTTCCAATTCTCCAAACTGAAGGACAGTCGGAAGACCTTCATTTTTCTTGGCAAGGGCCTTCCATTGATCCACTCGTCTGAGCAATGCCTTTACCCTTGCCTGGAACTCTCGAATCCCAAATGGTTTGGTCATATAATCATCCGCCCCCAATTCCAAACCGAGGACCTTATCAATTTCTTCCGCTTTGGAAGTCAGCATTAAAATCGGTGTTTGTACTCCTGCGGCCCTTATGCGCCGACAGACTTCCATGCCATCCATTTGCGGCAGCATAATATCTAAAATGATCATGTCGTATTCATTAGACAGTGCCTTATCAAGTCCTTCCCTTCCATCAAAGGCCACATCAATTCTACATCCCATATCCGTTAGGTGAATATTAAAAAGCTCCTGGATGTTCCGATCATCTTCGACGGTTAAGATCTTTTTCATAAGGCTATGGCATTTATTTTTTGGTACGCTCTCAATTAATAATATATCGACAATTTAACACCCTTATTTCAATTGGGATGCCTATTGTTCAGGGATTTCACCCTTACTGTCTTTGGCAGGACATTTAGGGCCAAATAAACCGCATAAACAACTCTATATCAAATAAATACACGCTACAAAAAAGCAAATCGCAAGATAAATAGGATGTTTTTGTGACACTTTTGTGATGACTGGTAAGCGTTAATGCTTAAGGCTCTTCGAAACCAGCTTCCT containing:
- a CDS encoding response regulator transcription factor yields the protein MKKILTVEDDRNIQELFNIHLTDMGCRIDVAFDGREGLDKALSNEYDMIILDIMLPQMDGMEVCRRIRAAGVQTPILMLTSKAEEIDKVLGLELGADDYMTKPFGIREFQARVKALLRRVDQWKALAKKNEGLPTVLQFGELEIDLDKRKVSIQHQRVDLSPKEFELLSLLASTPGKSYDRNKILNLVWGYDFDGYEHTVNSHINRLRGKIEPNLQAPTYILTTWGVGYRFNEELVSVA